The genome window TGTTAGCTCGAATTAGAGAGCTTACTGAGTTTGACCCGCAAAGCGATAACTACGGTGAACTGTATGAAGAGACGATGGAGAGTGTTAAAGCGTTAGTTAGTGTCGGTAACAGAGTATTTGCACAAATCATGTTTATGGAGGCTTATAAGAACATCCGTAAATGGATTAAGAATTATTCAAAAGACACTAAGTTAGGGCTGCTGTTCCCAGGGCTAGCACAATTGATTGAACAGTGGGGAGAAGAAGGCTCTCAAGCATGGTCATTTGCTAGTGCAATTGAAGAACGAATTGAAAGTATTCCTGACGATCGGCTGCGGATCTTTACTGAAGAATTCTATGAAGGTTTCACTGATTCGTGTACCGAAAGTGCAATGATTATTTCCTATGTTTTTTAGATGTTTAGTTCTGATTTACAAGATCGCTTAAATTGGGACATCGTCCTTCGCAAAACTTACGAAGCCAAATCAGACCGCGCCGAAGCCCCAAGAACATATGATCCAATTCCACCAATTACAACAACTGTTGACAGCTACACGCTGGCTATTGGTGCTAGTTCTAGTACTGCCAAGCAAACTTGGTATTTAGCAGCTAGGGTTGCTCCCCAATTACTTCTTACGCCTTCAACTACCAGTAATTTTGTTGCTTTGGTACAGTCAGAAGATCCTAAACGAATTGCACTTAATCGACTTAATTTAATTCGCTTTACTGACTTTGGTATCAAGCCTTATGTAGTTGAAATTAGAATCCCTAAATGGTTCACTCAAATGTATATCGAGGTATGGAAGTATTCAGGTACTGATGTTTCAAATACTGATTTAGCTTCTCAGCTTCAAGATGTTAGATCGCGAATTATCAGGATTGAAAATAAGTTAGAAGTTCTTGACACTTGGGGTAACTAATGTCTTGGCAATCAGTAGCAATCATTACTCCAAGTAAAGATTGGCAGTATACACCAGCGATACTTGGCAACTTCTTTAGAATCAAGCATTTATCTAATTCTGAATTTGCTAACAACTTTCGGGCTATTATTGCTCAAGCTTTTGAAGAACCGGATAAAATAACTTTCTTTGATATCAAAAGATTAGCTTTTAAACCAGAGTCAGAAGCATTTTTATTTGTACAACCTGGGGGGTTACTTAATCGCAAATTAGCAATTAAACGACTGGATTATTTACCCGATGACTGGCAAATTGAAATTGAGGTTTTAGGTGGTATGAGTTCATCGATTAGTTTGCCAATCGAGCAATCTGAAGTATTAGGGCTTGAGGCAGCACTTACCTCAAAAGTTAATGTGGAAAGCTTGAGTACTCATATTTCAAGCGCTGATCATCCTGAAGCCACTGCTAGTAGCAATGGCATGATGTCTGCAATTGATAAACGGAAGTTAGATGAAATCAAGCGCAGTTACGATCAGCAATTAGTTCCAGAAAATCCATCAGTTGGGGAGATTTGGAAAGAAAGAGATAGTAATAACTTACCGATTCAAGAGTGGTTTTGGAATGGTACTTATTGGCTAAGTTCAGCAGAGGTTGTTTTCACGCAAAATCTTAATCTGGGAAGTCTTGGAAACACAGTTAGTCCAGTGATTGATTTTACATTAGGACAGGCAATTGACAGGCAAAATAACTTGTTTATCACACGATATATATTCTCGGCTTTAATGGGTAGTTCATCAAGCGCAAATTACACAACAAGGATTGGTGTTAGTAGACCGAGATTTGATCTAGGTTCTAGTGCTTACACAGAAATCCCAAATTCAGCTTTTACAACGACGATAGTAAGTGGAAACTCCTCTATTGTAAGTGCTGTAGAAAATCTTAATTTTCACCTTAATACTAGATCTGTAGAAGAGCTGCATAATACTGCTACCATCTCTCCTTTTAATTTTGTTTGTAGGCTGAGTTCAAGTAACACGACACAAGGATTAAGGCAACTTATGATTGGTATCTACTGTCGTTTAGCAAGAAAATAAAATGAAAATAAACATATCATATAACCAGCAAGGACAACCCCAATTTGTCCATTTCAATCGCGGTACTCAAGAGTCTCCCATGTGGGCTTCTTTACCCTTTAATTCTGATATAAAAGAATTCAATCCGCGATCTCCTATGGACTTTACTTTGATGAATGAAGTTGAAGATTTAGCGGAATGGAAAGCTCTTGATTTAAGCGATCGCCCTGCTGCAACAGATACGAATACTCCTCTTGAGCCTGACTACCCAGGACTGACAGCAGCAGTAAGAGATACACCAATATTTGGGAAAGCCTATACAATTGCTAAATCTAATTCAGATGTTCTTAGTGCTTTAAGTTTCTTCATGGCAGCACTTAATACAAATGTTTTCTTAGTTCAGGATTTGGAATTTGCTTTAAAGGATTTGCGTCGAGCATTAGAAGATGTTTGGAGCCAGGAAGACATTAACTATATCAATCAATCGCTTTTGACTAATAACTTTAATTTCCAGATTTAAAAAATCTACTTATATGAACTATGAACAGCAACAAAGATTTGCATTGCCCAGTTGACTGCCCTAATCGAATGTCGAGATTAGGGAAAGGTTATAGTTTTTTGTTTTCGATTGCTTTAACAGTGTTATTAGTGTGGCAATCATGCGATGTGAAATATTCCGATCAGACAGGTTTGGAGATTAAAACGCGGGATGTACCACTGGCAATTTTAGTCCCAAGTTTTTTATTGATTGCTGGTGCTTTGGGAATCAATACAGATCCGATTGCCCAAAAATTAGGAAATATCTTAACTAAGGATTGAAGAATTGAGCTATCCAAATTTGTCTCAATTGAATACAACTCTAACGCTTGATTCTTTAGTACAGAATCGAGTGTTAGTTACTGAAATTCAGTATTTATTAAGTGTTGGTGGTTTTTATAAAGGTAAAGTTGACGGCATATTAGGGAAGCAAACAATTGCTGCTTTTGTTGAATTTAAAAAACAGGCTTATTTGCAACATCCCGATCGACTAGGGCAATCTACAGCACGTGCTTTACTTGAATTACAGGGCAAAGCTTGGCACCCTAATCCAACTGAGACAAGTCCTAATAGAATTTCAACTGTGCAGTTTCGGTTGCCTACTGGCGAGATGGTGGCAACGAATGAGCCGATTTTTGAGTGCAAGCATTTTACGTGGGGTGAAGCTACTGGTAATGGATCTCGCAAGCTTGCAGATAAGACTATTTTGTTTAATGTTGTGAGAACTGCACAGTGTTTAGAGCGAGTGCGATCGCATTTTGGTAATCGTGCAATCAAGATTAATAGTTGGTATCGACCGCCAAGTATTAACCGTGCTGTTGGTGGCGTATCAAACTCTACGCACATTCAAGGCTATGCAGTGGATTTTACGATTGAGGGAATTACACCAGTGGAGGTTTATCAGAAATTGGATGCGTGGCACGGCAAGGCTGGGGGTTTAGGTAAGAGTGTTTTATTTACTCACCTTGACTTAAGAGGCTATGCAGCGCGTTGGATTTACGGGCGTTAATTTAAATTGGACCTAGTCCGATATTCCAACTAGCAGAATTAATCAATTGGTTTTAGATATTCCAATATTTTGTCATCTAAGTAATGTTTTCTAATGACATCTGCACTAGAATCTGTCCACCGCGCGACAATTTCAGGTGCTACACCTTTAGCCACTTGCTCACTCATGAAAGTATCTCTGCATGAATAAGGAGTTGTTTCTCGTTCAACAATTGAATCTACTATTTTATTCCAAGCCGTTTTAGAAAAATTGGCATAGTTTATAACTTTACCTTTAGGACTAGGAAAAACCAATGTAGACGGTTCAAAACTTTCAGGACGAATTGATTGCAATAAGTTTTGTAGATTTGAACCACAAGGGAATTTTCGATTATTGCGATATCGAGAATTTTTAGAGCCTTCTGATTTGATAATTTTTCCGTTTCCTAATTGAACGGCAGATTGAGAAAAAATTATTTGTGAACAATCATGCTTAATTTGTCCCCAAGTTAGCCCTATTGCTTCACTAGGTCGGCAACCTGTAAAAAAAAGAAACTTAACTAATGCAGTGTAGTGGCAGTATCCAAAACCAGTTACACCGCGTCCATTAAAGTTTCCTTTGTGTTGTTCAAAAGATTTAATAATCGCTTCTTTCTCTTCTTGATTAAATGCATTAGGTTTTGGTTCTTTTTCCCAGTTATGCTTGGGTAACTCTTGTGCCATTCCTTCATAAAGAGATGATTGCAAGCTGATTAAGTTGTATTTTATTCCCCATTTAGTTGCTGCATTTAAGTGTGTTAGTATGCGCTTAGTCATACTGTTAGTTGTGTTATCTAAAAGCCACTGCCTAACTTCTAGAGCTTCATCTAGTGCTTGATAAGGGCATTTTTCTAGATATTTGTATACACTAGTTTTTAGATAATGAATTGTGCTTTCTTTTAATCCGATTTGCTTGAATTCTAAATATTTACTAAAAAGTTGAGTGGTTGTTAAGTTGACTTTCTCAGTTGTTATCGCGACTAACTGATTTTTTTGCTTGTACTTACTTAAAGAAGTGTCAAAAACATCATTTAAGAGATCTAAAGATATTTGATCCGCAATAGCGATCGCTTTACCAAGTGCTATTGGTTCGCTATATTTAGCGCCTTTAATTGGATTGAATTTATAAGTTTTATTATTGAGTTGAAATTGAATGCAGATTGAGCCGTTGTGATTAATCGGTTTAATGCGCTTGGGTTTAGTTGCAGCTTGCTCAAGCATAGTCTTGTAAGCGGGAGTTTTAGTGAAGTGAATGTAGAGGGGAGTCTACCAAAAGTCTACCAGTTGCAGCACGCGGAAAGTCTACCAAAGCCTGTAACGTTCTCAGGTCTTGAATTGTTCACATTTTGTTTTAAGCCTTCCAAGCTATTGATGCGAGTTCGATTCTCGCTGCCCGCTTTGATAAAAAACTAAAATCAATATAATAAAAGCGATCGCTTGGCAAGTGAAACAAGTGATCATTGAAAAGCGCACCTCATAAGAGAATTAGCCAATGACTCGAACAAAACCTATACATTCAACTTCGCATAGCGACTTATACTATCGCGATTTTGTCGCATGGTCTGACGAGCAAGCCTTGTTATTAGAACAAGAAAGATTCAGCGAACTAGACTTGATTCACTTAATTGAAGAGGTGCGTGATTTGGGGCGCAGAGAGCGAGATGCTATTGAAAGTCAGCTAGAGCGATTACTGTTACACGTACTTAAGTGGCAATACCAACCCAAATTAAAAAGCAGTAGTTGGGAAATATCTATCAAAGATGCGAGAAGACAAATCAAAAAGCTGTGTAGAAAATATCCAGTACTTATAAAACATATTCATAAAGAAGATGTTTTTGATGAATGTTACTTGGATGCTCGTGAAGCAGCAATAGATGAGACAGGATTGCCTAAGAAAACTTTCCCGTTAGAGTGTTCTTACTCATTAGATCAAGTGCTGAATTCAAGTTTCTTTCCAGAAGCGATCGCAGATGAATAATTTGCTTTGAGAGTATTCACTTGCTTATTGACAAACCCATTTCCATAATGGGTGACTCGGACCCTGTTGACGAATGCGCTGTACTTGTTGTTCTAAACGGCGCTTTTCTTGCGATGGTATTCCCCAAAGGATATTACGACTTTGCCATACCAAGACACCCAAAGTCATGCCAACACAAATTGCTAAACCCAGGGTAGGTATTGGGTTATAATACAAGCCATAGCGCACTGCTACCCAAGTAAAATATTGTTGCCACAAAGCAATTTCCCCACGTAACCCCCACAAGCTCAATAAACCAATTGTTAACCACAATATTCCGACAAACAACCATCTACCGTACACAGTTAATTGATGTAGCTTGTGTACTTGCTGTTTAAAAGTTTTGTCGCGGTATTCACTGAGATTGTTATAGTGTGGCTGATCTGGTTGAACCATAGTGAGGGTAGGATACTACTGCAAGCTGACAAAAAGAATGCATTGTTAAGTATCTTCTGGTGGTGAATCAATCACTGCTGTGCTTTGTGTTGCTAAACGCTGACCATGACGTTCGCGCCACCAAGAAAGGAGAGTACTGGCGATAAAAATACTAGAATAAGCACCGCAAATAAAGCCGATAATCAAAGCTAAGGCAAAATTCTTTAAAGTTTCTCCACCAAATAGAAAAATTGCGAATAGTGCGAGCATTGTTGTTAATGTCGTATTGATCGATCTGGCTAAAGTCTGATTAACAGCATCATCAACAATTTCACTAATCGAGCGATCGGGATTTACTTTTAATATTTCCCGAATTCGGTCATAGATGACGACAGTATCGTTGACTGAAAAACCCGTGATTGTGAGTAAAGCAACGATAAATAAACTATCTACCTCAACACCCCATACTAAGCCTAAAATTGCAAAAACCCCTGCTGTGAACAGCACATCATGAAGTAGGGCAGTAATTGCAAATACGGCAAAGTCTAACTGAAACCGTAAACTAATGTAAACGATAATACCACCAAAAGAAACAATCAACGCCAGCAATCCAGAAGATAATAATTGGCGACCAATTGTTGGACCTACTGTGTCGATCTGAGTCGATTGCGGATCGAAAGCACCAATTCTTTGACTAAGTGCATCTTGCAACTGGGTACGTTGCTCTACATCTAAGGTACTCGTGCGAATTGAGATACCTTGTTGTTCTTGTCCCAAAATCTGAATGCTGCTATTAGCAAGTCCTTGGGCTGCTAGAACTTCGCGCACCGCAGTAATATCTATTGGTTGAGCACAATTATTTGGTTGACTGCAATCTCGTTCGAGTTGTAAGCGCGTACCACCGACAAAATCCAAACTAGGACGTAATGGTGCGCCGATTTGCTGCCAAGAAATTAGCATTGCAGCTATTCCAGTAATAATCGCTACAGCAGAAATTGCCCACCATAGTTTTCGCGATTGATTAATACTTAGTTTCATTGTGATATCTATGCCCCTCCAGTCTAAGATCGCGAGTTCATCGAGCTACCTCTGCCCTCCGAACTGTTGGCAGGTTTGGACAATACAATTCTGGCTTACGCAATGAAGGTAAGCTAATTGCGATAAACATGAGGGTACGACTACAGGTAATTGCTGTAAACATACTCACGGCAATTCCTAGTGCCAAAGTTAAGGCAAAACCACGAACTAAACCTGCTCCTAACCAGAACAAAGCTGCACAAGCAATCCAAGTTGTGACATTACTATCTAAAATGCTGGAAAAAGCACGGTAAAATCCCGATTCCACAGAACGATACAGCGACTTACCAGCACGAAGTTCCTCACGTGTCCGCTCAAAAATGAGTACATTGGCGTCAACTGCCATGCCAATACTGAGAATAAAACCCGCAATGCCAGGAAGTGTCAAGGTGACACCAAGTAAAGCAAAACTAGCCCACGTCAGTAAAGCATAAACACACAAAGATAAATCTGCAATGATGCCAGGAACTCGATAGTAAACGACCATGAAGATCAACACCAAGATCAAACCACCGATACCAGCATAGATACTGCGTTGGATGCTGTCTCTTCCTAAAGTGGCACCAACAGTGCGATTTTCAACAATTTCTACAGGTACAGGTAATGCACCACCTCGTAATTGAATTGCCAAATCGTTCGCTTCTTGGGCAGTAAAGCGACCTGTAATGACTGCTGATCCTCCTGTGATCCCAGTTTGAGCAAATTGCGGACCAACGGTAGGTGCGCTAATTAATTCATTGTCAAGAAAGATACCAATACTGCGTCCAGTTCCAGCAAGATCGCGGGTGAGTTGGGCAAACAGTTCAGCACCAGGTGAATCAAAACGAATTCCTACTTCCCAGTTGTTGGGTGCTTGTGTCGGTTGTCCGTACGCATCTTCAAGGTTTCTACCTGTTAGGGGAGGATTTGTGCTTTCAAATAGTTGAGCGATCGCTGCATTACTGCGCTCAATCGCTTCTTGATTTTGCTGAATTTCTGTAGTATTGTTTGTTGCTCTTAATTCTTGCTGTTTGGCTAGCAATCCTAATCTGACTTGCTGTTCGGCAAATAACTGGGCTTCTGTACCTGGTCGTTGCGTGCGAAACTCTAACTGTGCAGTTCCTCCAAGCACTCGTTCGGCTTGTTCTGGATTGCTGACACCAGGGAGTTGGACAAGTATTTGATCTTGCCCTACAGTTTGGACGACTGGTTCCGAAACACCTAAACCATTAATTCGATTTTCAATAACACTCTGAACGGCTTCTAGTTCGCGGTCAGTGATTTGGGGAATCTCTGCTGTTGGTTGCACTTGAATTGTTAGCTGCGAACCACCTTGAAGATCTAATCCCAAGGAAATCGGAAGTCTGGCGATCGCCACAATAGCAGCGATTACCAATACTACGATCAAAGCCAATAGCGATCGCTGTCTTTGCATACTCTAAATTTGTCTGCGACAAACGCTATGATAACGTTTTAAAAATGCATTGCTAAATCCGCAATGCCACCATCTTCTCGACTGCTTCAATAATTTGCTCTGGTTGAACAATTG of Gloeocapsopsis sp. IPPAS B-1203 contains these proteins:
- a CDS encoding D-Ala-D-Ala carboxypeptidase family metallohydrolase: MSQLNTTLTLDSLVQNRVLVTEIQYLLSVGGFYKGKVDGILGKQTIAAFVEFKKQAYLQHPDRLGQSTARALLELQGKAWHPNPTETSPNRISTVQFRLPTGEMVATNEPIFECKHFTWGEATGNGSRKLADKTILFNVVRTAQCLERVRSHFGNRAIKINSWYRPPSINRAVGGVSNSTHIQGYAVDFTIEGITPVEVYQKLDAWHGKAGGLGKSVLFTHLDLRGYAARWIYGR
- a CDS encoding site-specific integrase, which produces MLEQAATKPKRIKPINHNGSICIQFQLNNKTYKFNPIKGAKYSEPIALGKAIAIADQISLDLLNDVFDTSLSKYKQKNQLVAITTEKVNLTTTQLFSKYLEFKQIGLKESTIHYLKTSVYKYLEKCPYQALDEALEVRQWLLDNTTNSMTKRILTHLNAATKWGIKYNLISLQSSLYEGMAQELPKHNWEKEPKPNAFNQEEKEAIIKSFEQHKGNFNGRGVTGFGYCHYTALVKFLFFTGCRPSEAIGLTWGQIKHDCSQIIFSQSAVQLGNGKIIKSEGSKNSRYRNNRKFPCGSNLQNLLQSIRPESFEPSTLVFPSPKGKVINYANFSKTAWNKIVDSIVERETTPYSCRDTFMSEQVAKGVAPEIVARWTDSSADVIRKHYLDDKILEYLKPID
- a CDS encoding DUF29 domain-containing protein produces the protein MTRTKPIHSTSHSDLYYRDFVAWSDEQALLLEQERFSELDLIHLIEEVRDLGRRERDAIESQLERLLLHVLKWQYQPKLKSSSWEISIKDARRQIKKLCRKYPVLIKHIHKEDVFDECYLDAREAAIDETGLPKKTFPLECSYSLDQVLNSSFFPEAIADE
- the secF gene encoding protein translocase subunit SecF, whose protein sequence is MKLSINQSRKLWWAISAVAIITGIAAMLISWQQIGAPLRPSLDFVGGTRLQLERDCSQPNNCAQPIDITAVREVLAAQGLANSSIQILGQEQQGISIRTSTLDVEQRTQLQDALSQRIGAFDPQSTQIDTVGPTIGRQLLSSGLLALIVSFGGIIVYISLRFQLDFAVFAITALLHDVLFTAGVFAILGLVWGVEVDSLFIVALLTITGFSVNDTVVIYDRIREILKVNPDRSISEIVDDAVNQTLARSINTTLTTMLALFAIFLFGGETLKNFALALIIGFICGAYSSIFIASTLLSWWRERHGQRLATQSTAVIDSPPEDT
- the secD gene encoding protein translocase subunit SecD — its product is MQRQRSLLALIVVLVIAAIVAIARLPISLGLDLQGGSQLTIQVQPTAEIPQITDRELEAVQSVIENRINGLGVSEPVVQTVGQDQILVQLPGVSNPEQAERVLGGTAQLEFRTQRPGTEAQLFAEQQVRLGLLAKQQELRATNNTTEIQQNQEAIERSNAAIAQLFESTNPPLTGRNLEDAYGQPTQAPNNWEVGIRFDSPGAELFAQLTRDLAGTGRSIGIFLDNELISAPTVGPQFAQTGITGGSAVITGRFTAQEANDLAIQLRGGALPVPVEIVENRTVGATLGRDSIQRSIYAGIGGLILVLIFMVVYYRVPGIIADLSLCVYALLTWASFALLGVTLTLPGIAGFILSIGMAVDANVLIFERTREELRAGKSLYRSVESGFYRAFSSILDSNVTTWIACAALFWLGAGLVRGFALTLALGIAVSMFTAITCSRTLMFIAISLPSLRKPELYCPNLPTVRRAEVAR